The genomic DNA cagaacaattccttcttggcttacttctctttgtgacattcctccagctgtctgcctcctctgtttggcaagtgacctcctGTCAGGCTCCTGCTTGGAGTCTCCTTTCCCAAGAAGAGTCTGGGCTGTAAAAGTACCCACTTTATTGAAAATAGTGTACATACaagagaagtgacttctttgtcaggaatgaagatgcatagttacagatgggttatatagtcccacccCCATAAAGCCATAAAGTgaattaattggatcagtctttcccaCGCAGTGAGGGATTTCCTCCTCCTCAATGATGGAATGTCCTCCAGTCCAGTATCTCTGGCAGACTCTCAAAACAATCGAGTTCCCACCAGGCATTATCTCCTCTTTGCACCTCTGGCCTTGAAGCACAAACATCCTTCACCACTAGACTAAGTAATAATGAACCTTAACAGCCTTTGAGTATATTTAAGCAgggttatatatcccatcatcccacaacccaacagacatggcagcatttaaaatataacaacaacatatattataAGCATCATGAACATATGACCATAAGATCCTATAAGCAACAACTCCCCTCCCAACTCAGGAGCAGTCTCTGCCCGGCTGCTGGCTGGGTCACTCCCTAACATTGCAGCATCCCAATCCCAACAAGCAAGCAGAGAAGCTAACCATCAGTCCATCACCTTCTAGCATATTCTATCAAGCTAATATATGTCAAAGCCATACTAACTGACTCTAAACTTCTAATCCTTATGACAGAAACCCCAAATGACACCTCCTCTGCCTGGGGCTCCTCCAAGACAGTTGGATGGTCCCAGGATCTGCAAGGCGGGCATTTGGTCCTCTCCTCCCTAGAAATCCAGACCAAAATCTAGAAGGGAAGATCACAGGTGGCATCTGACCCCTGTCTTGCCATCTAAAAGGATCCCCCAGCAAACTGCGGGAGGGGCTGCAAAGCTCAAGGGGCTTCTGGTGGAGCCCGGTGGGCTggatgccggggggggggggatctttggGGGTCCTGGTCTGAGGCCAGACTCAAAGGGCACCGGCCAAAGTGCATACTTTTGTCTGGCTTTAGTTGTGCTTTTTCTCTTTGCTAATAGAAAGGTTAACCTTAAAGACTTTCTCCATGATGGCTGCGCGGTTAGTGGAAGCGTGGGGCTTTGGACGGTTTGGGTGAGAGAGAATGTGGCCGATGGGGATAGTGACCTTTTGTGGTGGACAAAGGAGGCCGGACGCCCGTGGCCAGAGGAAGGGACGCTTTTTATTGACCGTCCCCTTTGACGGAGACCTCTAGATTCAGAGACCTTCTTCTGGAGAGAGGCCTGACCCAAGGCTGACCATTGAATGCTGCCCAAGAATGGCCGACCCTCTCCCTCTGCTGCTCCCTTGACAAGAGCTTCAGATGCCATACAAGCCAAAGGGAAGCTGGAGggtctcctctgctgctgctgctgctcaggaGACAAGGCCCTGAAGGGAGCCAGGAAAGGGCCCAGCTTTGTGGGCCAGGGAGGCtgcggctgctgcggctgctgctgggCGACGTCTCCCTCGGCCTCCGGCTGAagccaggagcagcagcagcagcagcaggaggaggaggaggaggaggaggaggggagcctCCGGGCGCCGAAGGCAAAGCAAGacccagggcagcagcagcagcagcagcagggctggttcctcctcctcctctctcccttccctccttccttcctttgatggcccccttccttccttccttcctccctgcctgcccCCCTCCTGGGGCCAGCCCCTGCTGGGACTCCCGCTGCCCTCCGCCAGGTAAGGGCCATCCAGgtgggccggggggggggtttgggcaGAGGTTTCGGGGCTCCTTTTGGAGAGGAGCCTCCTCCCGGAGGAAGGAGCCCGAGGGAGGGCCCCTGGGCGCCtgccaggagaaggaaggaagggtgggtgggtgggtctcCCTTGCAGAGCTGGCCCAGGGCTCCTGGAAAGGCAAGGCCCCTTGGAAGGGCTGGCCCTCTCTCCCGGGGAGGCCTTGGGCTCTGGGCTCCCGAAGGGCTTGGCCTGGACCAGCTCTTCTCGCCCTCGAGGATCCCGCCGAGGGGCCGAAGCAGCAGCTGAAAACTAGGCCCAGACGATCCTGGGCGGTGGCctcgagggagggagggagggagggcagccaCGGCAAGAGCGCCCCTCTCCGTCGGGTCTGGGCCCAAAGGAGGAAGCCCTTCCAGGAGAGACTTAGGCAGCTGCTGCTGGGGAGAGATGGGTGACTCACAGGAGACACCAGAGCCAGGTTTAAAAGGACCaaaccaacaataataacaataacaataataacaataatgagtggatcgaggcgggatgacaacagtccccccccccccccgaagaaccctgtgtccagttctgggcccacaattgaaaaaggagatggagaatctggagccatgtgtccagaggaggaagactaaaatggtgaaaccatGGAGCCCTCTGAGGAACGCTTTCTTCTGGCCTATAAGAAGccacactctgcacatgctctacctgacaaggcggcttaattctttggaccactgatgatGAAGACAATTGTCAAAACACCTTTGGCCTTTGTTTGAAACTTGTCATCCCTTTTGTCTGCTTTTGGGCATACTGCACATGATCCCTTTGTACTCTGTAAAGTACTATATCAACATTGTGTGTATTTGTTTCTCTACATGGTGTGAGACGCAGAGGAATTGTTGTAGTTCTGCAtcttctgggaattgcagtttccaagcccagttctgtTGATCAACTTTCAGAGTGTGGCTTATaggccagaataagcctcacagctgCCCTTAGCCCTTGTTTAGTTTTTAACACATGGTCCCAATCAAATTACAGTTTtttagcttcccccccccccaaactctgtgttttttccatttgcttcttgctttagggcatcacctcccagtttttctttGCACAGggccccaaaaaccccacaaaagtcTATGGATtgtgttagccttggcccagcttcctcatcTCTTTGGGTCCTTTTGAATGTCTCGCctctcctcccaatttggtgtcctctgcagttcccatcagcatgCCCTCCTCTGTCCCTTCCTCCAAGCCATTACGTCTCCGTAGTATAGCACAGCTTGCTGCTGCCGTCCAATCGTCCGGTGCGCGCGACGCAGCCGTCTGAGTGTTGCGCCGGGACACTCAGCCCTGGGAATGCGCcaggtcacactccctcagcctccgaggaagagCATGGCAGGACTACTCCGGGTTAAATCTTGCCGAGGGGAAAGTCCTGTTGAACGAGAGGGATCTCGCCATGTTTTCGGGGCCTGTGCAGGGCTTTGGCTGCTGGACTGGgtctccaggagaccagggcCCCCGCTTGGCCATGGCCAGTCatgctccctcagcctcagaggaagcccagcGCAAGTCTCCTCCGAATCGTAAAACCTGCCCAGAAAGCCCTCTGAGAGGTAGCATGGTGCAGTAGCTGGAGTGTGGGACAGATTCAAATCCCATCCAGTCTTGcagaccacactctctcagcctcagaaggaaatggagggcaaacccccttggaaaaatctagccaagaaagGCCCATGAAAGGTTGGCCTTGCGGTTCCTGTGAGTCTAAACGGATTGGAAGGCGCACTTTACTTccttgtttgccagaatattaTGGGGGGCCTtgtcaaaagctttactgaaaCCAAGATATGCTATgcccacagcattccctccatctaccaaGCAGATTAGTCTCTCCAGGAGACGCAGGgggctcccttccttctttccggAGACCCACCAACCATGCCTGCCTATCTCTTGCCCCCAGCCTCCCGATGGACTGGCTCCGGAGACCCTTGGCGCTGCTGATGCTCTTGGCCTGGATGGGCTCcagggccgcctcctcctcctcactgcccACAGCCTTCGGCCACCACCGGCTCCAGCCAAGCGCCAGCCGCAGCGGCTGCCAGCCAATGCCCAGAGGCCTGGTCCTGTGCCAAGGAGTGGGCTACGGGGAGATGTGGCTGCCCAACCTcctgggccatgaaacccccaGGGAAGTCCTGCAGCAGGCAGCCGCCTGGGTGCCCCTCCTCGCCAAGCGCTGCCACCAGGATGCCCAGAAGTTCCTGTGCTCCCTCTTCGCCCCCGTCTGCCTGGATGAGATGGAAGGGCCCATCCTCCCCTGCTGGTCCCTCTGCCGCGATGTCCAGGAGGGCTGCGCACCCATCATGGCCGCCTTCGGCTTCCCCTGGCCAGAGATGCTCAACTGTACCCGCTTCCCCGAGGAGGACGACCTCTGCATCCCCCCCGAAAAGCAGCAGGGGCCACAGGAGGATGACCACCCCACGGCCCATCGTCCACCACACAAGGAAGGTGAGTAGGAAGGAGCCCATTGCCCTCTGCGCAAGGAAGGTGAGTGGGTCCTCAGGTGCTGCCTTTGGCTCCAGGTGGCTTTAGAGTGGAGCAGATGGACACTTTGGCCTGAGTCCTGTGTGCCACGCTCctgggcctcagaggaaggcaagagcagaCCCACTCTGGCCAAGGAGACCCTGCTAGTACTGCTGCTATGGGGCTGGCAAAGGCACGGGGAGCCAGGCCAGGACTGTGGAGGgggaccagagttcgaatcccctgGACTGCTGAGCCccggaaacccattgggtgaccctgggaaagccacgctctctcagcctggAGAAGTCTGGCTGAGAAAACCGATAAGTCAGAGCCACATTGAAGCCACTGGACCCCCATAGGTTATGTGTATTTGGGAGCTGGGCTAGGAtttctctgggagaccagggttcaagtctctgctcagtcatggaaagccattgggtgaccttgggcaagttgcattctctcagcctcagaggaaggcaaagacaaaccttaCCTGAAAAAACATCCGGATTCACCATAAGCTGCagtgaaaaggggggaaagggccCTTACAGA from Sceloporus undulatus isolate JIND9_A2432 ecotype Alabama chromosome 2, SceUnd_v1.1, whole genome shotgun sequence includes the following:
- the LOC121923899 gene encoding secreted frizzled-related protein 2-like, producing MDWLRRPLALLMLLAWMGSRAASSSSLPTAFGHHRLQPSASRSGCQPMPRGLVLCQGVGYGEMWLPNLLGHETPREVLQQAAAWVPLLAKRCHQDAQKFLCSLFAPVCLDEMEGPILPCWSLCRDVQEGCAPIMAAFGFPWPEMLNCTRFPEEDDLCIPPEKQQGPQEDDHPTAHRPPHKEDGVCAACLEDAGRGEKGLLESLCSQDFALKMSVKSVSGSAGDLKVVPEVRGRTVYKQSGWSEEELKRPVLWLEDGEGCSCRALEATPGAVVLAAGRRMAGRLVLSWVRRWQSGEKELRKLSRTLRRRQCQERTSSTRPSVGSL